In one Oryza glaberrima chromosome 2, OglaRS2, whole genome shotgun sequence genomic region, the following are encoded:
- the LOC127761232 gene encoding B3 domain-containing protein Os02g0683500, which produces MEFTTSSRFSKEEEDEEQDEAGRREIPFMTATAEAAPAPTSSSSSPAHHAASASASASASGSSTPFRSDDGAGASGSGGGGGGGEAEVVEKEHMFDKVVTPSDVGKLNRLVIPKQYAEKYFPLDAAANEKGLLLNFEDRAGKPWRFRYSYWNSSQSYVMTKGWSRFVKEKRLDAGDTVSFSRGIGDEAARHRLFIDWKRRADTRDPLRLPRGLPLPMPLTSHYAPWGIGGGGGFFVPPSPPATLYEHRLRQGLDFRAFNPAAAMGRQVLLFGSARIPPQAPLLTRAPSPLHHHYTLQPSGDGVRAAGSPVVLDSVPVIESPTTAAKRVRLFGVNLDNPHGGGGAAAAAGESSNHGNALSLQTPAWMRRDPTLRLLELPPHHHHGAESSAASSPSSSSSSKRDAHSALDLDL; this is translated from the coding sequence ATGGAGTTCACTACAAGCAGTAGGTTTTCTAAagaagaggaggacgaggagcagGATGAGGCGGGAAGGCGAGAGATCCCCTTCATGACGGCCACGGCCGAAGCCGCGCCTGcgcccacgtcgtcgtcgtcgtctcctgcTCATCACGCGGcttccgcgtcggcgtcggcgtctgcGTCAGGGAGCAGCACTCCCTTTCGCTCCGACGATGGCGCCGGGGCTtctgggagcggcggcggcggcggcggcggagaagcggaggtggtggagaaggAGCACATGTTCGACAAGGTGGTGACGCCGAGCGACGTCGGGAAGCTGAACCGGCTGGTGATCCCGAAGCAGTACGCCGAGAAGTACTTCCCGCTGGACGCGGCGGCGAACGAGAAGGGCCTCCTGCTCAACTTCGAGGACCGCGCGGGGAAGCCATGGCGGTTCCGCTACTCCTACTGGAACAGCAGCCAGAGCTACGTGATGACCAAGGGGTGGAGCCGCTTCGTCAAGGAGAAGCGCCTCGACGCCGGGGACACCGTCTCCTTCTCCCGCGGcatcggcgacgaggcggcgcggcaccgCCTCTTCATCGACTGGAAGCGCCGCGCCGACACCCGCGACCCGCTCCGGCTGCCCCGCGGGCTGCCGCTCCCGATGCCGCTCACGTCGCACTACGCCCCGTGGGGgatcggcggcggagggggattCTTcgtgccgccctcgccgccggccacgctcTACGAGCACCGCCTCAGGCAAGGCCTCGACTTCCGCGCCTtcaaccccgccgccgcgatgggGAGGCAGGTCCTCCTGTTCGGCTCGGCGAGGATTCCTCCGCAAGCACCACTGCTgacgcgcgcgccgtcgccgctgcacCACCACTACACGCTGCAGCCGAGCGGCGATGGTGTAAGGGCGGCGGGCTCACCGGTGGTGCTCGACTCGGTTCCGGTCATCGAGAGCCCCACGACGGCCGCGAAGCGCGTGCGGCTGTTCGGCGTGAACCTCGACAAcccgcatggcggcggcggcgccgccgccgccgccggcgagtcgAGCAATCATGGCAATGCACTGTCATTGCAGACGCCCGCGTGGATGAGGAGGGATCCAACACTGCGGCTGCTGGAATTgcctcctcaccaccaccatggcGCCGAGTCGTCCGCTGCAtcgtctccgtcgtcgtcgtcttcctccaagAGGGACGCGCATTCGGCCTTGGATCTCGATCTGTAG
- the LOC127763458 gene encoding heavy metal-associated isoprenylated plant protein 45-like isoform X1, whose protein sequence is MLRFWRTQRSVTSSDALSIVEMNVHMDCEGCEKRVRKAMSRLEGVSTVEIDMDTQKVTVTGYVDRREVLRAARRTGRAAEFWPWPYDGEYYPFAIQYLEDDTYMATHKYYVHGYNAPVIGSYPNHAFTHIVDDHALAFFHDDNVHACSIM, encoded by the exons ATGCTGCGGTTCTGGAGGACGCAGAGGAGCGTCACGTCGTCAGACGCCTTGTCT ATCGTGGAGATGAACGTCCACATGGACTGCGAGGGCTGCGAGAAGCGCGTGAGGAAGGCCATGTCCCGGCTCGAAG gcGTGAGCACGGTGGAGATCGACATGGACACGCAGAAGGTGACGGTGACGGGGTACGTGGACCGGCGGGAGGTGCtccgggcggcgcggcggacggggagggcggcggagtTCTGGCCGTGGCCGTACGACGGCGAGTACTACCCGTTCGCGATCCAGTACCTGGAGGACGACACCTACATGGCGACGCACAAGTACTACGTCCACGGCTACAACGCCCCGGTGATCGGCTCCTACCCCAACCACGCCTTCACCCACATCGTCGACGACCACGCCCTCGCCTTCTTCCACGACGACAACGTCCACGCCTGCTCCATCATGTGa
- the LOC127763458 gene encoding heavy metal-associated isoprenylated plant protein 45-like isoform X2, giving the protein MNVHMDCEGCEKRVRKAMSRLEGVSTVEIDMDTQKVTVTGYVDRREVLRAARRTGRAAEFWPWPYDGEYYPFAIQYLEDDTYMATHKYYVHGYNAPVIGSYPNHAFTHIVDDHALAFFHDDNVHACSIM; this is encoded by the exons ATGAACGTCCACATGGACTGCGAGGGCTGCGAGAAGCGCGTGAGGAAGGCCATGTCCCGGCTCGAAG gcGTGAGCACGGTGGAGATCGACATGGACACGCAGAAGGTGACGGTGACGGGGTACGTGGACCGGCGGGAGGTGCtccgggcggcgcggcggacggggagggcggcggagtTCTGGCCGTGGCCGTACGACGGCGAGTACTACCCGTTCGCGATCCAGTACCTGGAGGACGACACCTACATGGCGACGCACAAGTACTACGTCCACGGCTACAACGCCCCGGTGATCGGCTCCTACCCCAACCACGCCTTCACCCACATCGTCGACGACCACGCCCTCGCCTTCTTCCACGACGACAACGTCCACGCCTGCTCCATCATGTGa